A stretch of Bacillus pseudomycoides DNA encodes these proteins:
- a CDS encoding DUF1992 domain-containing protein: MNQKDIDKALKKQEILVKDEKVWSYTYEDHISSIIKRAEKSGAFDDLPGKGKPLNIDKNLSYNPEKQLYKTLKDNHVLPRWIELSKEIDHLKEKLKEITDSEETVKLIETINKKVSEHNLLCPPTAQKMRAKTDF; the protein is encoded by the coding sequence ATGAATCAAAAGGATATAGATAAAGCGTTAAAAAAACAAGAGATTTTAGTAAAGGACGAGAAGGTTTGGTCTTACACGTACGAGGATCATATTAGTTCTATCATAAAGCGTGCAGAAAAATCAGGAGCTTTTGATGATTTACCTGGTAAGGGGAAGCCACTTAATATTGATAAAAATCTTTCTTATAATCCTGAAAAGCAGCTTTATAAAACGTTAAAAGATAACCATGTTTTACCTAGATGGATTGAGCTTTCGAAGGAAATTGATCATTTAAAAGAAAAATTGAAAGAGATTACAGATTCTGAAGAAACAGTAAAGCTAATTGAAACTATAAATAAAAAAGTTTCAGAACATAATTTATTGTGCCCACCA
- a CDS encoding esterase family protein, translating into MKSILSPKITELTDQLSNGDTQAFHTFLDELKANGTPFIETCPMNNQYHLITYIWIGNEDTENVYIFGSYPGWELNSNQLEQLLDTNVWYKTFRTNETFISTYHFSVNDHFEHDWIARSKQYQLDSFNRNIFGKGTDKASVLEMGMEMQYDRYSPHHDNFKGEIETYSFYSSILGNTRKIYVYTPHNYSHTVTLQDLLIAFNGNTFMQNLSAPATLEHLIHKQKIPSCIVIGIEHVDRLNELTYNDKMNAFLIEELLPWIQTKYHVYKDPAHATIAGLSLGGLAAFYAALKNPHTFGNVLSLSGSVHWKKDGYEDNLPWIEKQFLSIHHALRLRMYMAAGTLENERLLKANRSLSKTLGEKEYQITYNEFHGGHDEIWWREQLAEGILSLKHSRALS; encoded by the coding sequence ATGAAGTCAATATTAAGCCCCAAGATAACAGAGCTTACAGATCAATTAAGCAATGGAGATACACAAGCTTTTCATACGTTTTTAGATGAGCTCAAAGCAAATGGAACACCGTTTATAGAAACTTGTCCAATGAATAATCAGTATCACCTTATTACTTACATATGGATAGGAAATGAAGACACAGAAAATGTATATATATTTGGTAGTTATCCTGGTTGGGAGCTCAATTCTAATCAACTCGAACAACTTTTAGATACAAACGTATGGTACAAAACATTTAGAACGAATGAAACGTTTATTTCTACCTATCACTTTTCAGTTAATGATCATTTTGAACACGATTGGATAGCGCGTAGCAAACAGTATCAGTTAGATTCATTTAACAGGAATATATTTGGGAAAGGAACAGATAAAGCATCTGTTTTAGAAATGGGGATGGAAATGCAGTATGATAGATATTCTCCTCATCATGATAATTTTAAGGGAGAAATCGAAACGTATTCCTTTTACAGCTCTATTTTAGGTAATACACGAAAAATATATGTTTACACACCTCATAATTATTCTCACACTGTCACTCTCCAAGATCTTCTTATAGCATTTAATGGAAATACATTTATGCAAAATCTTTCAGCACCAGCAACACTCGAGCATCTCATACATAAACAAAAAATCCCTTCTTGTATTGTTATTGGCATTGAGCATGTAGATCGATTAAATGAGCTTACTTATAACGACAAGATGAATGCATTTTTAATAGAAGAACTACTTCCTTGGATTCAAACAAAATATCATGTATATAAGGATCCGGCGCATGCAACAATTGCTGGTTTAAGTTTAGGTGGTCTAGCGGCGTTTTATGCAGCACTTAAGAATCCTCACACTTTCGGAAATGTGCTGTCATTGTCAGGTTCTGTGCATTGGAAAAAGGACGGGTATGAAGATAATCTTCCTTGGATTGAGAAGCAATTTTTATCAATTCATCATGCATTGCGATTACGTATGTATATGGCAGCTGGTACGCTTGAAAATGAACGGCTTTTAAAGGCTAATAGAAGCCTATCTAAGACACTTGGAGAAAAGGAGTATCAGATTACCTATAATGAGTTTCATGGTGGTCATGACGAAATCTGGTGGCGAGAGCAACTTGCTGAGGGAATATTATCGTTAAAACATTCAAGAGCTTTATCTTAA
- a CDS encoding patatin family protein, translating into MKNIGLVLEGGGMKGLYTAGVLEYFMEKELFFPYVVGVSAGACMGATYLSRQKGRNKKVNTELVSDHRYISYRNFIRKRELFGMDFLFDEVPNKIVPFDFQTFLHTNEQFVIGTTDCETGQAVYYSKQERGDDILKIIRASSSVPFIAPAVDYDGKKLLDGGIIDPIPVRKAQKDGYKKNVVIMTKPEGYVKKRNRFSPMAKYLYRRYPKVSKLLVEHYRFYNESILYMSLDEQKENFFVIQPSMQLPVSGIERNKDKLVDLYNLGYQDAKNQYEQLLEWIER; encoded by the coding sequence ATGAAAAATATCGGTTTAGTATTAGAAGGCGGAGGTATGAAAGGGTTATATACGGCAGGAGTACTGGAGTATTTTATGGAAAAGGAATTATTTTTCCCATATGTAGTTGGCGTATCAGCAGGAGCATGCATGGGAGCAACTTATTTGTCTCGTCAAAAGGGAAGAAATAAAAAAGTAAATACAGAGTTAGTGTCTGATCATCGCTATATATCTTATCGGAATTTTATACGAAAACGAGAATTGTTTGGTATGGATTTTCTTTTTGATGAAGTACCTAATAAAATTGTGCCGTTTGATTTCCAAACTTTTTTACATACAAATGAGCAGTTTGTAATTGGAACAACAGATTGTGAGACAGGACAAGCTGTTTATTATAGTAAGCAAGAGCGCGGGGATGATATATTGAAAATCATCCGTGCATCAAGTTCTGTACCATTTATCGCTCCAGCTGTAGACTATGATGGTAAAAAACTTTTAGACGGAGGAATCATTGATCCTATTCCTGTTCGAAAAGCGCAAAAAGACGGATATAAAAAGAATGTTGTTATTATGACGAAACCGGAAGGATATGTGAAAAAACGTAATAGGTTTTCGCCTATGGCTAAATATTTATATAGACGATACCCGAAAGTCTCTAAGCTTTTAGTAGAGCATTATCGGTTTTATAATGAGAGCATTTTATACATGTCTTTAGATGAACAAAAAGAAAACTTTTTTGTAATTCAACCAAGTATGCAGCTTCCTGTTAGTGGGATTGAAAGAAATAAAGATAAGCTTGTTGATTTATATAATCTTGGGTATCAGGATGCAAAGAATCAGTATGAGCAGTTATTAGAATGGATAGAGAGATGA
- a CDS encoding PH domain-containing protein: MGLFSGILGNASDTSAENVERDLEKIMLNNEQVEYAYKLIRDLIVFTNRRMILVDKQGVTGKKTEYHSIPYKSITQFSIETAGHFDLDAELKIWISGMHEPITKEFKGDDSILSVQKALVNYTTK, encoded by the coding sequence ATGGGTTTATTTAGCGGTATTTTAGGAAATGCATCTGATACAAGTGCAGAAAATGTTGAGCGTGACTTAGAAAAGATTATGCTTAATAATGAACAAGTTGAGTATGCGTATAAATTGATCCGAGATTTAATTGTATTTACAAATCGACGAATGATTTTAGTAGATAAACAAGGGGTAACTGGTAAGAAAACAGAATATCATTCTATTCCTTATAAAAGTATTACACAATTCAGCATCGAAACAGCAGGTCATTTTGATTTAGATGCTGAACTTAAAATTTGGATATCTGGTATGCATGAACCAATCACAAAAGAATTTAAAGGTGATGACAGTATTTTAAGTGTTCAAAAAGCATTAGTAAATTACACAACAAAATAA
- a CDS encoding GNAT family N-acetyltransferase has protein sequence MARSSSYGAYYFFTRTVRLVSAMEVTLERAIDFDAESIFAIQIQAFQPLLEKYKDYKTNPANETIDKVIERINHPNGGFYKILVDNTFVGAICVFWKEKTTQFWISPMFILPNYHGKGIAQKAIILIENMFPQATSWELATILEEERNCYLYEKMGYIQTGIKKKLNDHTTLVYYKKTL, from the coding sequence ATGGCACGGTCGTCATCATACGGCGCATATTACTTCTTTACGAGAACGGTTAGGTTGGTAAGTGCTATGGAAGTAACATTAGAAAGGGCAATAGATTTTGATGCAGAATCTATTTTTGCTATTCAAATACAAGCGTTTCAACCGTTATTAGAAAAATACAAAGACTATAAAACGAATCCTGCCAATGAAACGATCGATAAAGTAATAGAAAGAATAAATCACCCTAATGGCGGATTTTATAAAATATTAGTTGATAATACCTTTGTGGGTGCTATTTGTGTATTTTGGAAAGAGAAGACGACACAATTCTGGATTAGTCCTATGTTTATTCTGCCTAATTATCATGGGAAAGGAATAGCCCAGAAAGCAATCATTTTAATAGAAAATATGTTTCCACAAGCAACGAGTTGGGAATTGGCTACAATTTTAGAGGAAGAACGTAATTGTTATCTATATGAAAAAATGGGTTACATCCAAACGGGGATAAAAAAGAAATTGAACGATCATACAACGCTTGTTTATTATAAGAAGACATTGTAA
- a CDS encoding YfiT family bacillithiol transferase — MKDLRYPIGQFTHEGNITEEMVEKWIQEIDTLPKELTKAIRDLDKDQLDTPYRKGGWTVRQVAHHVVDSHMNSYIRFKLALTENNPTIKPYMEEKWAELPDSKLPVDVSLVLLDSLHKRWVNLLNSLEQADLEKTFNHPESGETKLEVAIGLYAWHGRHHTAHITSLRERLGW; from the coding sequence ATGAAGGACTTACGTTATCCAATTGGACAGTTTACTCATGAAGGAAATATTACAGAAGAAATGGTAGAGAAATGGATCCAAGAAATTGACACTCTTCCTAAAGAATTAACAAAAGCAATTAGAGATCTAGATAAGGATCAACTAGATACACCATATCGAAAGGGTGGATGGACAGTACGGCAAGTTGCTCATCATGTTGTTGATAGTCACATGAATAGTTATATTCGTTTTAAATTAGCTCTTACAGAAAATAACCCAACAATTAAGCCGTATATGGAAGAGAAGTGGGCAGAACTCCCTGACTCAAAATTACCTGTAGATGTTTCTCTTGTATTATTAGATTCATTACATAAAAGATGGGTAAATTTATTAAATTCTTTAGAACAGGCAGATCTTGAAAAAACTTTTAATCATCCAGAATCAGGTGAAACAAAACTAGAGGTGGCAATTGGATTATATGCATGGCACGGTCGTCATCATACGGCGCATATTACTTCTTTACGAGAACGGTTAGGTTGGTAA
- a CDS encoding GNAT family N-acetyltransferase yields the protein MEIYIEKLKEQDAEELFAFECYNRAFFEKMVPSRGEDYYEYETFQCKHDELLKEQKEGISSFYLIRNMEKTIVGRINLVDIEKDGQLGYLGYRVGKDFVGKGIASKAVQLLLNQAVNEQITEIHAKTTNTNIASQIVLEKSGFSRTAINKKATELNDFIHYVWKHIKIL from the coding sequence ATGGAAATATACATAGAAAAATTAAAGGAACAAGATGCAGAAGAATTGTTTGCTTTCGAGTGTTATAACAGAGCTTTTTTTGAAAAGATGGTACCAAGTCGTGGTGAGGATTACTATGAGTATGAGACGTTTCAGTGCAAACACGATGAATTGTTAAAGGAACAAAAAGAAGGCATTTCCTCTTTCTATCTCATACGGAATATGGAAAAAACAATTGTAGGTCGAATAAACTTAGTAGACATAGAGAAAGATGGACAGTTAGGATATCTTGGTTATCGTGTAGGAAAAGATTTTGTCGGCAAAGGAATTGCAAGTAAGGCTGTTCAATTACTCCTAAATCAAGCAGTAAACGAGCAAATTACTGAAATTCATGCAAAGACAACAAATACCAACATTGCTTCACAAATAGTATTAGAAAAAAGTGGCTTTTCACGTACCGCAATTAATAAAAAAGCTACAGAGTTAAATGATTTCATTCATTACGTTTGGAAACACATTAAAATACTATAA
- a CDS encoding FAD-dependent monooxygenase, which translates to MLEKAIVIGGSMAGKLAAKALSDFFQEVIILEAGAEWNEKSPRKRVPQTHHPHVLLKGGEEAIEKLFPAIMNQLKEDGGIVNNFTGDLKWHHFGLWKQPFIGELNAVQQSRPMLEWHIQKRMSEVTNITTKYETMVEQLIINQQHNKVFGVKVRCMKTGSKENLHAELVVDASGFGSKNIEWLETYGIEVKEEKVWIQLFYATRVFRLKQNEYPDWCNLLISPSFPENPYGAFIQTIEDNRYFVTFSGYANENAPKTDEEFLAFAHKLPAPDVMHFLEQAEPITDIKIHKIPYQVRRRFDLVKNMPERFLIIGDAHCRFDPVFGQGISVAAMEAEELQMCLKNRKMLEKGFTRNFYKRISKIIATPWEMVTTEAFRHPKIKGEKSFIQPFQQWYTKKIYQLSANNPDIYIRLVRVMNLMRSPLHLFHPKVWFAILTTRQK; encoded by the coding sequence ATGTTAGAAAAAGCAATCGTTATTGGTGGAAGTATGGCTGGAAAACTAGCAGCAAAAGCTTTATCTGATTTTTTTCAAGAAGTAATTATTTTAGAAGCAGGCGCAGAGTGGAATGAAAAAAGCCCTCGAAAAAGAGTACCTCAAACTCATCATCCTCATGTGTTATTAAAGGGTGGTGAAGAAGCTATTGAGAAATTATTCCCGGCAATTATGAACCAATTAAAAGAAGATGGTGGTATCGTAAATAATTTTACTGGAGATTTGAAATGGCATCATTTTGGTTTATGGAAACAACCATTTATTGGAGAGTTGAATGCGGTTCAACAGAGTCGCCCTATGCTTGAGTGGCATATACAAAAAAGAATGAGTGAAGTAACTAATATTACAACAAAATATGAAACAATGGTTGAACAGTTGATAATCAATCAGCAGCATAACAAGGTTTTTGGAGTAAAAGTGCGGTGCATGAAGACAGGAAGTAAAGAAAATTTACACGCAGAACTAGTTGTGGATGCAAGTGGATTCGGTTCAAAAAATATAGAATGGTTAGAAACATATGGCATAGAAGTAAAAGAAGAAAAAGTATGGATTCAATTATTTTACGCAACTAGGGTATTCCGTTTAAAACAAAATGAATATCCTGATTGGTGCAATTTACTTATTTCTCCTAGCTTTCCTGAAAATCCTTATGGCGCCTTTATTCAAACCATTGAAGACAATCGTTATTTCGTGACTTTTAGCGGATACGCCAATGAGAATGCGCCAAAAACAGATGAAGAGTTCCTTGCATTTGCTCATAAGTTACCTGCGCCAGATGTCATGCATTTTCTTGAACAAGCAGAACCGATTACAGATATAAAAATACACAAGATCCCTTATCAAGTTCGTCGGCGTTTCGATTTAGTGAAAAATATGCCAGAAAGGTTTTTAATAATTGGAGATGCTCATTGTCGCTTTGATCCAGTTTTTGGACAAGGAATTTCTGTTGCTGCTATGGAAGCTGAAGAATTACAAATGTGTTTAAAGAATCGAAAAATGTTAGAGAAAGGGTTTACTCGTAACTTTTATAAACGGATTTCGAAAATTATTGCAACGCCGTGGGAAATGGTTACTACAGAAGCATTCCGTCATCCTAAAATAAAAGGGGAGAAGTCTTTTATACAACCATTTCAACAATGGTATACAAAAAAAATATACCAGCTTTCTGCGAATAATCCAGACATTTATATTCGTTTAGTTAGGGTAATGAATCTTATGCGTAGTCCTCTACATCTTTTTCATCCAAAGGTATGGTTTGCTATTCTTACAACTCGACAAAAATAA
- a CDS encoding undecaprenyl-diphosphate phosphatase, which yields MNWLEAFILGIIQGLTEFLPISSTGHLYLGRHLFHLDEAGLFLDTMLHIGTLLAVFIYYKKEFIYLIKNPLSKLTFLLIVGTIPAVIIGLLFKDFFEEISKTGVTIGWEFLVTGLFLYMAEKQKNGRKKMDDITYQDAFIIGSFQAFAIFPAISRSGMTIVAALWRKLDRETAAYFSFLLSTPAIVGAIILQSVDVFQGKAETISSTSLIVGTLSAAFFGYIAVSWMIQYLKQHSLKVFAYYVWALGIIILTLQFTGVF from the coding sequence ATGAACTGGTTAGAAGCTTTTATATTAGGAATTATTCAGGGATTAACGGAATTTTTACCTATAAGCAGTACTGGACACTTGTATTTAGGAAGACATTTGTTTCATTTAGATGAAGCTGGGCTGTTTTTAGACACGATGCTGCATATTGGTACCCTGTTAGCGGTGTTTATTTATTATAAAAAAGAGTTTATCTATTTAATTAAAAATCCTCTTTCAAAACTTACATTTTTACTCATTGTTGGAACAATCCCAGCAGTTATAATTGGCTTATTATTTAAAGATTTCTTTGAAGAGATTTCAAAAACGGGTGTAACAATCGGATGGGAGTTTTTAGTGACAGGTTTGTTTTTATATATGGCAGAGAAACAAAAAAATGGACGTAAGAAAATGGATGACATTACATATCAAGATGCTTTTATTATTGGTTCGTTTCAAGCGTTTGCTATTTTCCCAGCAATCTCTCGTTCTGGTATGACAATTGTCGCTGCACTTTGGAGGAAACTAGATCGTGAAACAGCGGCTTATTTTTCATTCTTATTGTCAACACCTGCAATTGTTGGAGCAATCATTTTACAGTCTGTAGACGTATTTCAAGGCAAAGCAGAAACAATTTCAAGTACATCGCTAATTGTTGGTACTTTATCTGCGGCATTTTTCGGATATATCGCAGTATCTTGGATGATTCAATATTTAAAACAGCATTCTCTTAAAGTATTCGCCTATTATGTTTGGGCTCTAGGCATTATAATTTTAACTTTACAGTTCACTGGCGTATTTTAA
- a CDS encoding DUF4352 domain-containing protein, with amino-acid sequence MLKKFTTCILGGALVFNLSGCGSTSDKTSSESKETTSKQEEKNVKTNDTTKGNTNSKNTEQTKEKTKIKEKEYSLNKTFNTPKFDVTVKRVVERDKVGKESIGIQEPENGHVFIVIEVEGKNITNEPMKLAVLPSVDLVDENDNAYQSDVWVTSSYEVEKGETSTISKELKPGDVKRGNKVYVINKEKFDTGKWYVLVNHEHKEQIK; translated from the coding sequence ATGTTGAAAAAATTTACTACATGTATTTTGGGTGGCGCTTTAGTATTTAATTTATCTGGGTGTGGAAGTACATCTGACAAAACTTCTTCTGAATCTAAAGAAACCACTTCTAAGCAAGAAGAAAAGAATGTGAAAACAAACGATACAACGAAAGGGAATACAAATTCGAAAAACACGGAACAAACAAAAGAAAAGACAAAAATAAAAGAAAAAGAGTATTCATTAAACAAAACTTTTAATACGCCAAAATTTGATGTAACTGTGAAAAGAGTTGTAGAAAGAGATAAGGTTGGTAAAGAAAGTATAGGGATCCAAGAGCCTGAAAATGGACATGTCTTTATTGTTATAGAGGTTGAAGGGAAAAATATCACAAACGAACCGATGAAATTAGCAGTTTTGCCATCAGTTGATTTAGTGGATGAAAATGATAATGCTTACCAAAGTGATGTGTGGGTAACTAGTAGTTATGAGGTTGAAAAAGGCGAGACCTCTACTATTAGTAAGGAATTAAAACCTGGTGATGTAAAGAGAGGAAATAAAGTTTATGTGATTAATAAAGAAAAGTTTGATACAGGTAAATGGTATGTTCTTGTTAATCATGAACATAAAGAACAAATTAAATAA
- a CDS encoding nucleotide excision repair endonuclease: protein MIKIDLPAVDVSITERKQVIKGDEPRITPIHGFIDFHLFPRDKSGIFMFYNINDELLFVGKARKIRQRIKKHFEDNVSPIKAHRDEVYRIDACIVEDPMEREIYETYIINELQAKYNVDKVFYK, encoded by the coding sequence TTGATTAAAATTGATTTACCTGCAGTTGATGTTTCTATCACAGAAAGAAAACAAGTAATAAAAGGCGATGAGCCAAGAATCACTCCAATTCATGGATTCATTGATTTCCACCTGTTCCCAAGAGATAAAAGCGGTATTTTTATGTTTTATAACATTAATGACGAACTTCTTTTTGTTGGGAAAGCACGTAAAATAAGACAACGTATTAAAAAACACTTTGAAGACAATGTTTCACCAATTAAAGCACATCGTGATGAAGTATACCGCATTGATGCATGTATTGTAGAAGATCCAATGGAAAGAGAAATTTACGAAACATATATTATTAATGAGCTTCAAGCGAAGTATAATGTTGATAAGGTATTTTATAAATAA